The genome window TCTGTCCGCACCAAACCCCAGCATTCCTGCGCCTTCCAGCTCGCGCAAATCCTCAAACTGCGGAAGTTGGGCTTGACCTGAACCGGCTCGAAAATATCCAGCAGCGGAAGTGTCCAGCCGTGCAGGCGCGGCAATGGGCTCTCCGATCGGGCCTTCAAATCCCACGATGATCTTCCCGGAGTCCCGCCGCCTAGGCCGCCGTCTGCCAGCCATGAGCCCTTACGTCCATCGGCATGCACGATCGGGCCTGAATGCACAAGCATTCCGATGTCCGGATTATATGATTTTTTGGAATAATCTATGAACAAAATCAAATTAACTAATCAATCTCCCGGTGTTGTAATCGAATCTCTGGGGCAACGGTTGGGAGTGTGGCTGTCATGCCTGGAATCGAACAGGCTCGGGTTTACTTGGTCCCCGTGATCGATGTGAATTGGCTGACTTTCGCGCCATTCGATCCGGGACGGGGCTACCGGGTTGACCCGCCGAAAATTGAGCAGAGCATCGGCGAGACCGATCGGTTGGTCGGCCTTATGAACGAGCTGACCGATGGCCGCTATGTGTTGACGCCCCACTCCGGAATTTATTGCCGTGAGGCGTTCTATGAGGCGCCTTTCGTCGACATCTACCGTTCCGGCGTGGCCAGGGGCGCCGAAATCGCCGTCCATTTGCACGAGGAGGTCAAGGGCGTCGGCGTTCGCTTCGGCGAGGTCGATCACGTGCGCGAGATGTTTGCTCTCTGTTGCCGCAAGCTGGAGGCCGCCGCCCTGCCGTTTTCCAGCTATCGTGGCGGCCACTATGCTTACGCGCCGTTCATGAATGCCCTCCTGGAAGAGCACGGCATTTTCATCGATCTGTCCTGTTTGCCCGGTCTGAACGAGCCGACGAGGGAAGCCGTTTGGGTCAACGCAAAGTTTTCCGGCTACTACCAGCCGGATGATCCGTGCGCCGCAAATGACAGCGCCTCCAAGGTATTCGAAATTCCCATGGGATGCGACGGGCAGGGGACGGGCTATACCAACATCCTGCACATCGAACAGTCCAATCTCGACAACCTGAAACGCATATGGGTCATCGTTCGCGACCGGGCAGCAGCCGAGGGACGGGCCCAGATCGTCCAGTGCCTGTTCCATACGGCGTCGGTGGGACGGCAGGACTATGTCGACAGACTCAAAGGCTTTTTCGACCACGTGGTTCGCAACGGCGGCGTTCTGACCCGCCCCAGCGAAGCAAAGCTGATTTTCGATGAAGGAAAGGACTCGAATCGATGAGTTTGTGTCTTTTGATCCAGCCAATTCATGCAAGCGGCATAGCCCTTCTTGAAGATGCGGGGTTAACCGTGTGTCAGGCCAGCAAGCCCGACATGGAGACGGTCGCCAAGGAGATCGTTCCGGCGGTTGCGGCGATTACCCGTAACGCGGGGCTGAACCGCGCGGCGATGGATGCGGCCCCGGACCTCAAGGTTCTCGGTAATCACGGCATCGGGACCGACCCGGTCGATGTGGCCCACGCCACCGAGATCGGCTTGCCCATCATCTTCACGCCCTACGGAAATGTGCAGTCGGTGGCCGAGTTTGCCATCAGCCAGATGCTGGCCATCGCACGGCGGACCCGCGAGGCCGACCGGGCGGTGCGCGCAGGCAACTACGACTACCGCTATGCTCGCGATTTCGTCGAACTTCAGGGCAAGACCCTGTTGGTGGTCGGCTTCGGCCGCATCGGCTGCCGGACCGCCGAAATCGCCAAGGCCGCCTTTGCCATGCGGGTGTTGGCCTATGACCCGTATCTGGATGCCAGCGTCCTCGCCGCCGCCGGTGCGGAAAAGGTGGACGACCTCGATGCCGCTCTCGATCAGGCCGATATCGTGTCCCTGCATCTGCAACTCACCCCGGAAACCCGGACCATCATGAACCGGGATCGTCTGTACGGGATGAAGAAGGGGGCAATGCTCGTCAATACAGCGCGCGGCGCGCTGGTCGACGCAGATGCCCTGATCGAGGCGCTGGAAGACAAGCAGTTGCGCGGCGCCGCCATGGATACGTTCGAGAAGGAGCCGCTGGCCGTCGAACATCCCTACGCCAAGACCGATCGCCTGGTCTTGTCGCCACACATCGGGGGCGCTACCGAGGAATGTCTGGAACGGACAGCCGTGCAGACCGCCGAACAGGTGATTCAGGTCCTGAAGGGAATCAGACCGCCATATCTCGTCAATCCCACCGTGTGGGACAGACGCCGATAAAAAGAAGCCAGGAGGAAAAATCAATGATCAAGAGCAATTCCGTCAAGGCCCTGCTCAAGGCTGACAAGCCGGCGTTTGGCACGTGGATCACCCTGTGCCCGCATCCGCGGGTGGTGAAGATCTTTGCCGCCTGTGGCTTCGACTTCGTCATCGTCGAGATGGAGCATACCGATTTCAACATGGAAACCGTCGGTGGCCTGGTCATGCTGGCCCGCGAGGCCGGGATCGTTCCGTTCGTGCGTCCGACCGGAACCATCAAGCCGCATGACATGACGCGGCCGCTCGATGCCGGTGCCCAAGGACTGCTGCTGCCGTCCATCGATACCGCCGAGCAGATGGCGGCGATCGTTAAGGCGACGAAGTATTACCCGATGGGCAACCGGCCGATGAACCTGCGCGGCCCCCACACCGACTACTCGGCCGGAGACGCCGCCGAGATAACTTGGCACATCAATGAGGAGACGATGCTGGTTGCCATGATCGAGAGCCAGGTCGGCATCGACAATCTGGATGCCATCTGCAAGGTTCCGGGGGTGGATGCTATCTTCATCGGCCCCGACGATCTTTCGCAGGATTTGGGCATCCCCGGGCAATTGAACCACCCCAAGATGATCGAGGCCACCGAGAAGATCTTCGCGATCTGCAAGGCCAACGGCGTGGCTTACGGAACCAGCTGTCAGAACCCGGAGATGGCGGAGAAGCGGGTGGCGCAAGGCGCGCGCTGGCTGCCTTACCAGAATGATGCTGCGATGGTGTTCAACACCGCCAAGGCCGCGGTGCCGAAATTGATGGAGATTGGAGGACGCGGAAGATGATCTCGAATGCCGAGATCCCTGTCATTCGCGGGTGCGGGGTCCCGCCCGAACGAATTGCCGGCACCACGATGAAAGCCGTCCAGATGTACAGTCCCTACGGCTTTCGCGGGAAGATCGGGCTCATCGTGCCGTCGACTAATACCGTCAACGAGCCCGAGTTCTATAGGATGGCGCCGAACGGGGTGTCGATCCATACGGCCCGCATCAAGTTGCTCGGCAAGGCAACGGTCGAGTCCTATCACGCCATGGGGGCCGAGACCGAAAGGGCGGCGGCCGAATTGGCGACCGCCGAGGTCGACGTAATTGCGTGGGGGTGTACTTCGGGTTCGGTCATCATCCCGCGCCAGCAGCTCGAAGCCAGCATGACCAAGGTGGCGGGGGTTCCGGCCATCACCACCTTCGGTTCGGTTTTGGCGGCGTTGTCTGCCATGGGGGCCAAGCGGATTTCCCTCGGGACGCCCTATGTCGACTTCGTCAACAAGGAGGAGGTCCGGCTGATCGAGAAGACCGGCATCGAGGTCGTTGCATGGCACGGCCTGAAACTGGGTGAGACGCAGGAGGAGCGGCGTGGGATTGGCCGCGTGCCGCCCGAATCGCTGTCGCGCCTGGTGCGCTACGTCGATCGGCCCGAGGCCGACGTGATCTTCCTGAGCTGTACCAACATGGCCACCATCGAAATGATCGCCGATTTGGAGAAGGAGGTCGGTAAGCCGGTCATCACCAGCAACTTGTCGACCTTCTGGAATGCCATGCGGACGATGGGGCTGAGGGATCGCCTCGAACGGTTCGGCTCACTTCTCGAACGATACTGACGGTAGTCGTTATGATGGCTTGGAAACCAGAACACTTGGCGGCGGGTCAGGCCTTGGCCCGCCGGCTGTTCGACAAACTGGCGCGCGAAAGTGCCGATCCCCCGGGCGTCACCCGCAAGTCCTATGGCGAGGGTGAGCGCATGGCCCACGCCCTGATGATCGAGGCAACGGCCGGGTTTGGTGTCGAGGTCGCCCATGATGCCGCAGGCAATCTGTTCATCACCCTGCCGGGTGAGGATCGCTCCGGGCAGATCCTGGTGGCATCTCACATCGATAC of Shumkonia mesophila contains these proteins:
- a CDS encoding polysaccharide deacetylase family protein, translating into MPGIEQARVYLVPVIDVNWLTFAPFDPGRGYRVDPPKIEQSIGETDRLVGLMNELTDGRYVLTPHSGIYCREAFYEAPFVDIYRSGVARGAEIAVHLHEEVKGVGVRFGEVDHVREMFALCCRKLEAAALPFSSYRGGHYAYAPFMNALLEEHGIFIDLSCLPGLNEPTREAVWVNAKFSGYYQPDDPCAANDSASKVFEIPMGCDGQGTGYTNILHIEQSNLDNLKRIWVIVRDRAAAEGRAQIVQCLFHTASVGRQDYVDRLKGFFDHVVRNGGVLTRPSEAKLIFDEGKDSNR
- a CDS encoding hydroxyacid dehydrogenase; translated protein: MSLCLLIQPIHASGIALLEDAGLTVCQASKPDMETVAKEIVPAVAAITRNAGLNRAAMDAAPDLKVLGNHGIGTDPVDVAHATEIGLPIIFTPYGNVQSVAEFAISQMLAIARRTREADRAVRAGNYDYRYARDFVELQGKTLLVVGFGRIGCRTAEIAKAAFAMRVLAYDPYLDASVLAAAGAEKVDDLDAALDQADIVSLHLQLTPETRTIMNRDRLYGMKKGAMLVNTARGALVDADALIEALEDKQLRGAAMDTFEKEPLAVEHPYAKTDRLVLSPHIGGATEECLERTAVQTAEQVIQVLKGIRPPYLVNPTVWDRRR
- a CDS encoding HpcH/HpaI aldolase family protein; translated protein: MIKSNSVKALLKADKPAFGTWITLCPHPRVVKIFAACGFDFVIVEMEHTDFNMETVGGLVMLAREAGIVPFVRPTGTIKPHDMTRPLDAGAQGLLLPSIDTAEQMAAIVKATKYYPMGNRPMNLRGPHTDYSAGDAAEITWHINEETMLVAMIESQVGIDNLDAICKVPGVDAIFIGPDDLSQDLGIPGQLNHPKMIEATEKIFAICKANGVAYGTSCQNPEMAEKRVAQGARWLPYQNDAAMVFNTAKAAVPKLMEIGGRGR
- a CDS encoding maleate cis-trans isomerase family protein — translated: MISNAEIPVIRGCGVPPERIAGTTMKAVQMYSPYGFRGKIGLIVPSTNTVNEPEFYRMAPNGVSIHTARIKLLGKATVESYHAMGAETERAAAELATAEVDVIAWGCTSGSVIIPRQQLEASMTKVAGVPAITTFGSVLAALSAMGAKRISLGTPYVDFVNKEEVRLIEKTGIEVVAWHGLKLGETQEERRGIGRVPPESLSRLVRYVDRPEADVIFLSCTNMATIEMIADLEKEVGKPVITSNLSTFWNAMRTMGLRDRLERFGSLLERY